Proteins co-encoded in one Planctomycetia bacterium genomic window:
- the prpB gene encoding methylisocitrate lyase, with translation MSYIANNHPGALLRQAWQQGTVQIPGVYNPLVARLAEQAGFQAIYLSGAALSASMGLPDVGLVTLSEFVDFARGITTACSLPLISDADTGFGEALNVERTVQQFEAAGVAGIHLEDQVMPKRCGHLSGKKLVSLEEMAAKVRAAAGSRRNRDFVIIARTDARGVTDMKDAIQRAIAYREAGADVIFVEALKSEAEFAEFAKEVPGPLLANMTEFGQTPLMELSTLSRLGYQLVIYPVTLLRLALQSTRVALQAIKQEGTQKNLISQMLTRQELYDLLGYTGYEARDRAYFGK, from the coding sequence ATGTCGTATATAGCTAACAACCATCCTGGAGCCCTTTTGCGCCAGGCCTGGCAACAGGGCACCGTTCAAATCCCCGGTGTTTACAATCCGCTGGTGGCACGATTGGCTGAACAAGCCGGATTTCAGGCGATCTATCTATCGGGTGCAGCCCTCTCGGCATCGATGGGGTTGCCTGATGTGGGGCTGGTGACTCTTTCAGAGTTTGTCGATTTCGCACGTGGTATCACCACAGCCTGCTCGTTGCCACTCATCTCTGATGCTGATACCGGCTTTGGTGAAGCGCTGAATGTTGAACGAACGGTACAGCAGTTTGAGGCAGCGGGGGTGGCAGGCATTCATCTGGAAGACCAGGTGATGCCTAAACGCTGCGGACATTTATCAGGCAAGAAACTCGTTAGCCTCGAAGAAATGGCAGCGAAGGTACGTGCAGCAGCAGGCAGTCGACGAAATCGAGATTTTGTGATTATCGCCCGCACGGATGCCCGTGGCGTGACTGATATGAAAGACGCCATTCAGCGGGCCATAGCTTACCGGGAAGCTGGTGCCGATGTCATTTTTGTGGAAGCGTTGAAATCGGAAGCAGAGTTTGCAGAGTTTGCCAAGGAAGTACCCGGGCCACTGCTGGCGAACATGACCGAATTTGGTCAGACGCCTCTGATGGAATTGAGCACTCTATCCAGGCTTGGCTATCAATTGGTAATCTACCCGGTGACACTATTGCGGCTGGCATTGCAAAGCACCCGGGTGGCACTGCAAGCCATCAAGCAGGAAGGAACACAGAAAAACCTGATTTCCCAAATGCTCACTCGGCAAGAGCTGTACGATCTGCTAGGCTACACGGGGTATGAAGCACGGGATCGTGCGTATTTTGGAAAGTAG
- a CDS encoding citrate synthase (catalyzes the formation of citrate from acetyl-CoA and oxaloacetate), with translation MSATTNPAKETYSPGLEGVIAGESAISTVTGGLRYRGYPITELADHCSFEEVGYLLLYGELPKKSELAAFHARIAEARQLPDALISLFKAMPKNVPAMDACRTAISVLAHYDPEVNDNSTAANRRKAERLMGSIPLAVAAHHRIVNGQEPLQAQDGLPIASEFLRLLTGKVPSHEDTKAFDVSLILYAEHEYNASTFTCRVVCSTMSDLHSAIVAGVGALKGPLHGGANEKVMDILLATGGPENAEKWTYDALARKERIMGFGHRVYKTGDVRAAYLKKYAQEAAKRAGTEKWEETAEIMETIMAKEKNMFPNLDWPAGRLYHAMNLAVPLYTPIFVMSRTTGWSAHFIEQAENNRLIRPRGLYTGPDVRKVVALDQRG, from the coding sequence ATGAGTGCAACAACCAACCCTGCGAAGGAAACCTATTCACCAGGTCTGGAAGGGGTGATTGCAGGTGAATCAGCTATTTCTACCGTGACCGGTGGCTTGCGTTATCGAGGCTATCCCATTACGGAACTGGCGGATCATTGTTCCTTCGAAGAGGTGGGCTATCTCCTGCTTTACGGCGAGCTGCCGAAAAAGTCAGAGCTGGCTGCATTTCATGCCCGCATTGCCGAGGCCAGACAACTGCCCGATGCCCTGATCAGCCTGTTCAAGGCGATGCCGAAAAATGTTCCTGCGATGGATGCCTGCCGTACTGCCATCAGTGTGCTGGCACATTATGACCCGGAAGTGAATGACAATTCAACTGCTGCTAATCGCCGCAAGGCAGAACGTCTCATGGGGTCGATTCCGCTCGCGGTGGCGGCACATCATCGTATTGTCAATGGACAGGAACCGCTGCAGGCACAGGATGGCTTGCCAATAGCCTCCGAGTTTCTGCGTTTGCTTACTGGCAAGGTGCCCAGCCATGAAGACACCAAGGCATTTGATGTTTCGCTGATTCTCTACGCTGAGCATGAGTATAATGCTTCGACATTTACGTGCCGGGTGGTCTGTTCCACCATGTCCGATCTGCATTCAGCCATCGTTGCGGGGGTTGGTGCACTGAAGGGGCCGCTTCATGGTGGAGCGAATGAAAAAGTGATGGACATTCTGCTGGCTACCGGCGGCCCGGAGAATGCGGAGAAGTGGACCTACGATGCCCTGGCACGCAAGGAACGGATCATGGGTTTTGGCCATCGGGTTTATAAGACGGGCGATGTGCGGGCAGCGTATCTGAAGAAATATGCCCAGGAAGCAGCCAAGCGGGCAGGCACCGAGAAGTGGGAAGAAACTGCCGAGATCATGGAAACGATCATGGCGAAAGAGAAGAACATGTTCCCTAATCTCGATTGGCCCGCTGGCCGCTTGTATCACGCCATGAACCTGGCAGTGCCACTCTACACGCCGATATTCGTCATGAGCCGTACCACCGGCTGGAGCGCACACTTCATTGAGCAGGCTGAGAACAATCGCCTGATTCGGCCACGTGGCTTGTACACCGGGCCGGATGTTCGCAAGGTGGTGGCGCTGGATCAGCGGGGGTAG
- a CDS encoding DEAD/DEAH box helicase has product MLQPTVNLVGLQPLQTILLSWWQARFPQGPTACQKLAWPAIFNGQNLLLTAPTGTGKTLAALIPIYQELINRPHRDNRGIACLYIAPLKALSNDLHVRLQDDAETLARYGTLRMTVGLRTGDVSTAARRQLLDDPPDILLTTPESLSLMLVHPESARVLQDVRWVIVDEVHALACNKRGSDLSISLERLDHLTAKPAQRIGLSATCHPLQKVARWLGGSKHEVVIRSVQDQIRWRLDIVDLTQAMLEQSFLPSLQQRLQHLIEKHRTVLVFTNVRSLAERLGWSLKRRLPHLAEQIGVHHGSIARQERHEVERKLQRGELRVVLSSTSLELGIDIGCIDHVAFVHAPGGAGRLLQRVGRGNHRPGCIKTGTLFVGSAIELLEAVATRAAAEDGFLEPLHIPAVPLDVLCQQLVAMAVVKDYSVRQAYDLIRRAACFEHLELIDFVRCLEYLSGGNAQLNIPPRIRIRDHRLLAGSGIIPRLYRTNAGTINDEPHRQVYLEQPKSDEPARSLGSVPNHFADRLLAGDRFLLSGKVYELCRHERTSVVVKESGGLPAFTRWQGGIMNMPPILAERFWTLRARIGDALIDSPEHARQILQEEYQLPDDVTEPLIEWMNKQIQVSEVPDSGLLVEAAASPDGEHVSYSFHVPLPAAACEGLARVLSWRICAGTQYPMEPGPLGFLMTLPADVEITPGRLRILLSPEGYDIDLQRVLAGSPVLARRFIETAHNGLMLLRKPLRGKHRRVGGTSWAGDKLMNWLRFANHDFPLLHQAQREAAEDYFQSEATQAFLERLQLDEIRLRWLSEPSPFAAEWWPQSSVAPKNSVSSLDQMLLALGTTQQEANHVVSG; this is encoded by the coding sequence ATGCTTCAACCTACGGTAAATCTGGTTGGCTTGCAGCCATTGCAGACGATATTGCTTTCCTGGTGGCAGGCACGTTTTCCCCAAGGCCCCACTGCCTGCCAGAAACTGGCCTGGCCTGCAATCTTCAATGGTCAGAACCTGTTGCTCACTGCGCCCACAGGCACAGGTAAAACCCTGGCCGCGTTGATTCCCATTTATCAGGAACTTATCAATCGACCGCATCGCGATAATCGCGGCATTGCCTGCCTGTATATTGCTCCACTTAAAGCATTGAGCAACGATTTGCATGTTCGGCTACAGGATGATGCTGAAACACTGGCTCGATATGGCACTCTTCGCATGACTGTCGGCCTGCGTACCGGAGATGTCAGCACCGCTGCTCGTCGCCAACTGCTCGATGATCCGCCTGATATCCTCCTCACCACGCCGGAGAGCCTGTCGCTGATGCTGGTACATCCGGAATCTGCCAGGGTGCTGCAGGATGTTCGCTGGGTGATTGTAGATGAAGTACATGCTTTGGCGTGCAACAAGCGAGGTTCAGATTTATCCATTTCACTCGAACGGCTTGATCATCTGACTGCCAAACCAGCTCAGCGCATTGGTTTGTCAGCAACCTGTCATCCGCTCCAGAAAGTAGCGCGCTGGCTGGGTGGTTCAAAGCACGAGGTGGTGATTCGCAGTGTTCAAGATCAGATTCGCTGGCGACTCGATATCGTTGACTTAACCCAGGCTATGCTGGAACAGTCGTTCCTCCCTTCGCTGCAGCAGCGGTTGCAGCATCTGATTGAAAAACATCGAACCGTGCTGGTTTTTACCAATGTCCGCAGCCTGGCGGAACGCCTTGGCTGGTCGCTGAAAAGACGGCTGCCTCACTTGGCCGAACAGATCGGCGTACATCACGGATCGATTGCTCGCCAGGAGCGGCATGAAGTTGAACGGAAGCTGCAACGTGGTGAATTGCGGGTTGTGCTCAGCAGCACCAGTCTGGAACTAGGAATTGACATCGGCTGCATCGATCATGTGGCATTCGTCCATGCACCCGGTGGCGCGGGCCGGTTGCTGCAACGCGTGGGGCGAGGCAATCATCGACCGGGATGCATCAAAACGGGCACACTTTTCGTCGGATCAGCCATCGAACTGCTGGAAGCGGTTGCCACCCGGGCAGCGGCAGAAGATGGTTTCCTCGAACCTCTACACATTCCAGCCGTGCCTTTGGATGTACTGTGCCAGCAACTGGTGGCGATGGCGGTGGTCAAGGACTATTCTGTCAGGCAGGCTTATGATCTGATCAGACGAGCTGCATGCTTTGAGCATCTGGAACTCATCGATTTTGTCCGCTGCCTGGAATATCTTTCCGGTGGCAACGCCCAGTTGAATATTCCGCCTCGCATCAGAATCAGGGATCATCGCCTGCTGGCTGGCTCTGGCATCATCCCCAGGCTGTACCGCACCAATGCAGGCACCATCAACGATGAGCCACATCGGCAGGTGTACTTGGAACAGCCCAAAAGCGATGAGCCGGCACGTTCACTTGGTTCGGTGCCGAACCACTTTGCAGACCGTCTGCTGGCGGGAGATCGGTTTTTGCTAAGCGGTAAGGTGTATGAGCTTTGTCGTCACGAACGGACCAGCGTGGTGGTGAAGGAGAGCGGTGGCCTGCCTGCGTTTACTCGCTGGCAGGGGGGGATTATGAACATGCCTCCGATTCTCGCGGAACGGTTCTGGACGTTGCGGGCCAGAATAGGCGATGCATTGATTGATTCCCCCGAACATGCCCGGCAGATTCTGCAGGAAGAATATCAGTTACCCGATGATGTGACAGAGCCGCTTATCGAGTGGATGAATAAACAAATTCAAGTCAGTGAAGTGCCTGATTCCGGTTTGCTGGTGGAAGCAGCGGCATCACCTGATGGTGAGCATGTGTCGTACAGTTTTCATGTGCCCTTGCCCGCTGCAGCTTGCGAAGGACTTGCCAGGGTGTTGAGTTGGCGAATCTGTGCGGGAACGCAGTATCCGATGGAGCCTGGCCCGCTTGGGTTCCTAATGACGCTGCCTGCTGATGTTGAAATTACACCTGGTCGATTGCGTATCTTGCTGTCGCCTGAAGGATATGACATTGATCTGCAGCGGGTATTGGCAGGCAGTCCGGTGCTTGCCCGGCGATTCATAGAAACAGCACACAACGGTTTGATGCTTTTGCGTAAGCCGTTGCGAGGCAAGCATCGCCGGGTCGGCGGTACTTCATGGGCAGGCGATAAACTGATGAACTGGCTGCGTTTCGCCAACCACGACTTCCCACTACTTCACCAGGCGCAACGGGAAGCAGCGGAAGATTATTTTCAGTCAGAAGCGACGCAGGCTTTCCTGGAACGGTTGCAACTGGATGAGATTCGGTTACGATGGTTGTCGGAGCCTTCGCCCTTTGCAGCAGAGTGGTGGCCGCAAAGCAGTGTAGCTCCAAAGAACTCGGTGAGCAGCCTGGACCAGATGCTGCTTGCACTGGGAACCACACAGCAGGAGGCAAATCATGTGGTATCAGGATGA
- a CDS encoding metallophosphoesterase, whose amino-acid sequence MWYQDDWLFTAERVIIHQPTSTAVLADMHLGYVAARRGDGEAVPHFGETERLDYLVRILQHWKVKQVVVAGDLVESARHGYEVASNWVAELTSLQMAIHLVPGNHDQGLGDIEGLQLHPEGFTLGEWIVLHDAELEDERRIVLGHVHPSLRCATLPGEAPCYLYTENRLLLPAWCEHAAGVSVLGKTDWHQAECYGIVGTQVIHLGLVEKLSKQLRRRPRPFRIGFGLTT is encoded by the coding sequence ATGTGGTATCAGGATGATTGGCTCTTTACCGCTGAACGGGTTATTATTCATCAGCCTACTTCCACTGCGGTGCTGGCTGATATGCACTTGGGCTATGTCGCTGCCCGGCGTGGTGATGGCGAAGCGGTGCCCCACTTTGGAGAAACTGAGCGGCTTGACTATCTGGTGCGCATTCTGCAGCACTGGAAGGTAAAGCAGGTAGTGGTGGCAGGCGACTTGGTGGAATCGGCCCGGCATGGCTACGAGGTGGCAAGCAACTGGGTGGCTGAACTGACCAGTCTGCAGATGGCCATACATCTGGTGCCCGGCAACCATGATCAGGGGCTGGGTGACATTGAAGGTCTGCAACTGCATCCTGAAGGTTTCACTTTGGGAGAGTGGATTGTCTTGCACGATGCAGAGCTAGAAGATGAGCGGCGGATTGTTCTGGGACATGTTCATCCGAGCTTGCGCTGTGCTACACTGCCTGGTGAAGCTCCCTGTTATCTCTACACGGAGAATCGTTTGTTGCTTCCTGCCTGGTGCGAGCACGCAGCGGGAGTGAGCGTACTCGGCAAAACGGATTGGCATCAGGCGGAGTGTTACGGCATCGTGGGAACTCAGGTAATTCACTTGGGTCTGGTGGAGAAGCTATCCAAGCAATTACGAAGGCGACCTAGACCCTTTCGTATCGGCTTTGGATTGACTACTTAG
- a CDS encoding NADPH:quinone reductase: protein MRAAAYTHTGPPEVIKISDLPEPLVQPNDILVQISHSALNPIDLYIRAGTINATLPNPFIPHADFAGTVKAVGSKVTRFRIGDKVWGSNQGMMGRQGTAAELASLNEDWAYPLPETVSPADAAACALTGITAHLGLFRTGQLQPGETVFVHGGTGGVGSMVIQMAKAHGSKVITTTGNSAKMELCKSWGADLVLNYKTDDLAKAIKDFTNNQGVDLWYETQRDPNFEMILPLMKIRGRVVVIAGRAARPALPFGIFYVRDLSIRGFAMFNATPDEQRVCATEMNQWMKTGKLKACIGKTFPLDQTAAAHQLLEENTLHGAGTLTGKVVIQVS from the coding sequence ATGCGTGCTGCAGCTTATACCCATACTGGCCCGCCCGAGGTCATCAAGATCAGTGATCTGCCAGAACCGCTGGTGCAACCTAACGATATTCTCGTACAGATCAGTCATTCCGCATTGAACCCGATAGATTTGTACATCCGGGCAGGCACCATCAACGCCACGCTGCCCAACCCGTTTATTCCCCACGCCGATTTCGCAGGAACAGTGAAAGCGGTTGGCAGCAAGGTAACCCGCTTTCGCATCGGGGACAAAGTCTGGGGCAGCAATCAGGGCATGATGGGTCGCCAGGGAACCGCTGCGGAACTGGCATCTCTCAATGAAGACTGGGCCTATCCATTGCCCGAAACAGTTTCGCCTGCCGATGCTGCAGCCTGTGCCCTGACAGGCATCACTGCTCATCTGGGCCTTTTCCGCACCGGTCAACTGCAACCTGGCGAAACGGTATTTGTTCATGGTGGCACCGGCGGCGTTGGATCCATGGTCATTCAGATGGCCAAGGCACATGGCAGCAAAGTTATCACCACCACGGGAAACTCGGCCAAGATGGAACTGTGCAAATCGTGGGGAGCTGACCTGGTTTTGAACTACAAGACGGATGACCTTGCCAAGGCTATCAAGGATTTCACCAACAACCAGGGCGTTGATCTCTGGTATGAAACGCAGCGTGATCCCAACTTTGAAATGATATTGCCGCTCATGAAAATACGGGGCAGAGTTGTCGTCATCGCTGGCCGGGCTGCCCGCCCTGCCCTGCCCTTCGGCATCTTTTACGTGCGTGATCTCAGCATCCGAGGCTTCGCCATGTTCAACGCTACTCCCGATGAACAGCGTGTCTGCGCTACCGAGATGAACCAATGGATGAAAACCGGCAAGCTGAAAGCCTGCATCGGCAAAACGTTTCCGCTCGATCAAACCGCAGCAGCCCATCAGTTGCTCGAAGAAAATACACTCCATGGCGCCGGCACGCTGACTGGCAAAGTGGTCATACAGGTTTCCTGA